Proteins encoded within one genomic window of Bradyrhizobium sp. AZCC 1719:
- the secD gene encoding protein translocase subunit SecD, protein MLYFSRWKALAIILTALIVCLFAVPNFFSQERVKTWPVWAQRHIVLGLDLQGGSYLLLEVDANYVKKQRLDQVRDDARRVLRDAKINYTGLNVRNDAVEIRITKDTDLPTALSKLRELSQPLGGLLGSSGQRSLEVADAGGGLLRLTVPQAAITDLLRRTIEQSIQIVERRVNELGTVEPLIQRQGTDRILVQVPGLQDPTRLKELLGKTAKMEFRMVDTTVSPDQGRVPPESEVLMSASSPKTPYVIKRQVLVSGGDLTDAQPGFDQRTNEPIVSFRFNTSGARKFAQATTENVGLPFAIVLDNEVISAPVIREPITGGSGQISGSFTVQAANDLAVLLRAGALPAPLTVVEERTVGPGLGQDSIEKGKLAAYIGSIMVIAFMLVTYRLFGVFANIAVAINVVMIFGILSLLNATLTLPGIAGVVLTVGIAVDSNVLIYERIREELRGGRNAISAIDAGFRRALATILDSNITTFIAAAVLFYIGTGPVRGFAVTLGIGIITTVFTAFTLTSLIVAGWVWWKRPKTVPI, encoded by the coding sequence ATGCTGTATTTCTCGCGGTGGAAGGCGCTGGCGATCATTCTGACCGCGCTGATCGTCTGCCTGTTCGCGGTTCCGAACTTTTTTTCCCAGGAGCGGGTGAAGACCTGGCCGGTGTGGGCGCAGCGTCACATCGTGCTCGGTCTCGATCTGCAGGGCGGTTCGTACCTGCTGCTTGAAGTCGACGCCAATTACGTGAAGAAGCAGAGACTCGACCAGGTCCGCGACGACGCTCGGCGGGTGCTGCGCGACGCCAAGATAAACTACACCGGTCTAAACGTTCGCAATGATGCCGTCGAGATCCGCATCACGAAGGACACTGACCTGCCTACGGCGCTGTCCAAGCTGCGCGAGTTGTCGCAGCCGCTCGGGGGGCTGCTCGGATCCAGCGGCCAGCGCAGCCTCGAAGTGGCCGATGCCGGCGGCGGGCTGCTGCGGCTTACGGTGCCGCAGGCCGCGATCACCGATCTTCTCCGCCGGACCATCGAGCAATCGATTCAGATCGTGGAGCGGCGCGTCAACGAGCTCGGCACGGTCGAGCCGCTTATCCAACGTCAGGGCACCGACCGAATTCTGGTGCAAGTACCCGGCCTGCAGGACCCGACGCGCCTGAAGGAACTGCTGGGCAAGACCGCCAAGATGGAATTCCGCATGGTCGATACGACTGTGTCGCCAGACCAGGGTCGCGTGCCTCCGGAATCAGAAGTGCTGATGAGCGCATCGTCGCCAAAAACCCCTTACGTCATCAAGCGACAGGTGCTGGTGTCGGGCGGCGATCTCACCGACGCGCAGCCCGGATTTGACCAGCGCACCAACGAGCCGATCGTAAGCTTCCGCTTCAACACGTCAGGTGCACGCAAATTCGCCCAGGCGACCACGGAAAATGTCGGCTTGCCGTTTGCGATCGTGCTCGACAACGAGGTGATCTCGGCACCTGTGATTCGTGAGCCGATCACCGGTGGTTCCGGCCAGATTTCCGGCAGCTTCACCGTGCAGGCCGCCAACGATTTGGCGGTTCTGTTGCGTGCAGGCGCGTTGCCGGCGCCGCTCACTGTCGTTGAAGAGCGTACGGTGGGCCCGGGCCTCGGCCAGGACTCGATCGAGAAGGGTAAACTGGCGGCCTATATCGGCTCCATCATGGTCATCGCGTTCATGCTGGTGACCTATCGGCTGTTCGGCGTGTTCGCCAATATCGCGGTCGCCATCAATGTTGTGATGATCTTCGGCATCCTGTCGCTGCTCAACGCCACCCTGACACTGCCCGGCATTGCCGGTGTCGTGTTGACAGTCGGTATTGCGGTCGACTCCAACGTTCTGATTTATGAGCGCATCCGCGAGGAATTGCGCGGCGGGCGCAACGCGATTTCGGCGATCGACGCGGGATTCCGACGCGCATTGGCGACAATTCTGGACTCCAACATCACTACCTTCATCGCCGCTGCGGTGCTGTTCTACATCGGCACCGGCCCGGTTCGCGGCTTCGCCGTCACGCTCGGCATCGGCATTATCACCACGGTCTTTACAGCGTTTACGCTCACCAGCCTGATCGTTGCCGGCTGGGTATGGTGGAAGCGGCCGAAGACTGTGCCGATCTAG
- the secF gene encoding protein translocase subunit SecF has protein sequence MTQYVLIALGVLVVVLTIVAIFDLLPPLRIVPDDTHFDFTRFRRISFPISAALSILAIVLFFTHGLNFGIDFRGGTLLEVQNKSGPADIGAMRATLSALGLGEVQLQQFGGPADVLIRVAEQPGGDAAQQAAVQKVRGALGDSVEYRRVEVVGPRVSGELLAYGMLGLMLAIVGILIYLWFRFEWQFALGAMIANVHDIVLTIGFMSISQVDFDLTSIAALLTILGYSLNDTVVIYDRIREMLRRYKKMPMPQLLNESINSTLSRSIITHVTVTLALLALLLFGGHAIHSFTAVMVFGALLVGTYTSIFIAAPILIYLGVGEHREAPDTPAKKPDTPAKK, from the coding sequence GTGACTCAATACGTTCTCATTGCGCTGGGCGTTCTGGTCGTCGTACTGACCATCGTCGCCATCTTCGATCTGTTGCCGCCGCTGCGCATCGTCCCTGACGATACGCACTTCGATTTCACGCGCTTTCGCCGCATCAGCTTTCCCATTTCGGCCGCGCTTTCGATTCTCGCGATCGTGCTGTTCTTCACCCACGGGCTGAATTTCGGCATCGACTTCCGTGGCGGTACGCTCCTTGAAGTGCAGAACAAGTCTGGTCCCGCCGACATCGGCGCGATGCGTGCGACTTTGAGCGCGCTCGGGCTCGGCGAGGTCCAGTTGCAGCAATTCGGCGGTCCGGCCGATGTGCTGATCCGCGTGGCCGAGCAACCGGGCGGCGACGCCGCGCAGCAGGCTGCCGTGCAGAAGGTTCGCGGCGCGCTCGGCGATAGCGTCGAATACCGCCGCGTCGAAGTGGTGGGACCGCGCGTTTCCGGCGAACTGCTGGCTTATGGCATGCTTGGCCTGATGCTCGCGATTGTCGGCATCCTGATCTATCTCTGGTTCCGGTTCGAGTGGCAGTTCGCGCTCGGCGCCATGATCGCCAACGTCCACGATATCGTGCTGACGATCGGCTTCATGTCGATCTCGCAGGTCGATTTCGACCTCACCAGTATCGCAGCGCTATTGACGATCCTCGGCTACTCCCTGAACGACACCGTCGTGATCTATGACCGCATCCGGGAAATGCTGCGGCGCTACAAGAAAATGCCGATGCCGCAGCTTTTGAACGAATCCATCAATTCGACACTGTCGCGCTCGATCATCACCCACGTCACGGTGACGCTGGCGTTGCTGGCGCTGTTGTTGTTCGGAGGTCACGCGATCCACAGCTTTACGGCCGTCATGGTGTTCGGCGCGCTGCTGGTCGGCACCTATACCTCGATCTTCATTGCCGCGCCGATCCTGATCTATCTCGGCGTTGGTGAGCACCGCGAGGCGCCGGATACACCTGCGAAGAAACCGGATACGCCGGCAAAGAAATAG
- a CDS encoding Mth938-like domain-containing protein, whose translation MATSSDAPHLPRPAPIEAYGKGGFAFADMSHRGSLLCLPDGIWAWPVTKPTEIDQYSLDRVFKAANSIDTLIVGTGAEIWLPPRGLREALRAVRVVLDPMQTGPAIRTYNIMLGERRRVAAALIAVP comes from the coding sequence ATGGCAACATCCTCGGACGCTCCGCATCTTCCGAGGCCGGCACCGATCGAAGCCTACGGCAAGGGCGGCTTCGCTTTCGCCGACATGTCGCATCGCGGCTCGCTGCTGTGCCTGCCTGACGGCATCTGGGCCTGGCCAGTGACGAAGCCTACCGAGATCGATCAATATTCGCTGGACCGCGTGTTCAAGGCGGCCAATTCCATCGATACGCTGATCGTCGGCACCGGCGCCGAAATCTGGCTGCCCCCGCGCGGGCTGCGCGAGGCGCTGCGTGCGGTCAGGGTGGTGCTGGACCCGATGCAGACGGGGCCGGCGATCCGCACCTACAACATCATGCTGGGCGAACGGCGGCGCGTCGCAGCGGCGCTGATCGCCGTGCCATGA
- a CDS encoding phytoene/squalene synthase family protein: MSAAVTSKDSAAFCADLVRTHDFVRYASTLFLPQVQRRALLSIYAFNVEIFRVREQVSQPLPGEIRLQWWTDMLEGAGHGGVEGNPVAAELLQTIGEFRLPIEPLSRLIEEHQFDLYNDPMPSMAALEGYVTDTSSALFSLAAWTAAQPSVAIDHLSRHAGLAQGMAQVIAALPLDAARRQLFVPLQLLQQHGSGMEQVFSGKQTPQARAAIDQLIGEARNHLGTAFELLAHVPPQVRLVFLPLALVRRDLKRMSRADADPFVPHATSRLRTLWTLWRASRSREFGG, encoded by the coding sequence ATGAGCGCCGCGGTGACGTCAAAAGACTCCGCTGCGTTCTGCGCCGATCTGGTGCGCACGCACGATTTTGTCCGCTATGCCTCGACGCTGTTCCTGCCTCAGGTCCAGCGCCGCGCACTGCTGTCGATCTATGCCTTCAACGTCGAGATTTTTCGCGTGCGCGAGCAGGTCAGTCAGCCGTTGCCGGGCGAAATCCGGCTGCAATGGTGGACCGACATGCTGGAAGGCGCCGGCCACGGCGGCGTCGAGGGCAATCCGGTCGCAGCCGAACTCCTGCAGACGATCGGCGAATTCCGCCTGCCGATCGAGCCGCTGTCGCGGCTGATCGAGGAGCATCAGTTCGATCTCTACAACGATCCGATGCCGTCGATGGCGGCGCTGGAAGGCTATGTCACCGACACCTCGTCGGCGCTGTTCTCGCTGGCTGCGTGGACTGCGGCACAGCCGTCGGTGGCCATCGACCATCTCTCCCGCCATGCGGGTCTCGCCCAGGGCATGGCGCAGGTGATCGCAGCGCTGCCGCTCGATGCCGCACGGCGGCAGTTGTTCGTGCCACTGCAACTGCTGCAGCAACATGGCAGCGGGATGGAGCAGGTCTTTTCGGGCAAGCAGACGCCGCAGGCGCGTGCCGCGATCGATCAGTTGATCGGGGAAGCCCGAAACCATCTCGGGACGGCGTTCGAACTGCTCGCGCATGTGCCGCCGCAGGTGCGACTGGTATTCCTGCCGCTGGCGCTGGTCCGCCGCGATCTGAAGAGAATGTCGCGAGCCGACGCCGATCCGTTCGTGCCGCATGCAACGTCACGACTCCGGACGCTGTGGACGCTCTGGCGCGCCTCGCGCTCGCGGGAGTTTGGCGGGTAA
- a CDS encoding serine/threonine protein kinase, protein MGLPKDDAATLSARWIEGVLLKRDVFSTVERGRFREDSGEVDAVLRRLDQVPLWSYPLARHLFVRERRALALARDLDVGPRLLWAGRQALVRGFIDGVALHLAKPHGDLAYFRSAKLALRKLHRAGICHNDLAKEQNWLVGRDGRAYLTDFQLAACFKSRSRLFRIAAYEDLRHMLKHKRSYAPAALTPMERKILARKSFVASIWLKTGKKVYQAITRGLFNFTDREGGGRRLVNDAPVLNALIRKNPEVRDTAIVAFADRRTGVGLYAFVEADEVALEKQLRSELASAKGIRPPEHIQVVHALPRDAAGKPRTEILQLVAMNQVDLIEPLITSDTDRAFLKDILESRKNLRDRFNFESSELNSQSN, encoded by the coding sequence ATGGGCTTGCCGAAGGATGACGCCGCTACGCTGTCGGCGCGATGGATTGAAGGCGTGCTGCTCAAGCGTGACGTGTTTTCCACCGTCGAACGCGGCCGGTTTCGCGAGGATAGCGGCGAGGTCGATGCCGTGCTGCGCCGGCTCGACCAGGTGCCGCTATGGTCCTATCCGCTCGCCCGACATCTGTTCGTCCGCGAGCGCCGCGCGCTGGCACTGGCGCGCGATCTCGACGTCGGCCCGAGACTGCTATGGGCCGGTCGGCAGGCACTGGTGCGCGGCTTCATCGACGGCGTCGCGCTGCATCTGGCAAAGCCCCATGGCGACCTCGCCTATTTCCGTTCCGCCAAACTCGCCCTGCGCAAGCTGCACCGCGCCGGCATCTGCCACAACGATCTCGCCAAGGAGCAGAACTGGCTGGTCGGCCGCGATGGCCGCGCCTACCTCACCGATTTTCAACTCGCGGCGTGCTTCAAGTCCCGCAGCCGATTATTCCGGATCGCGGCCTACGAGGATCTGCGGCATATGCTGAAGCACAAGCGCAGCTATGCGCCGGCGGCGCTGACGCCGATGGAGCGCAAGATCCTGGCACGCAAATCCTTTGTCGCCAGCATCTGGCTCAAGACCGGCAAGAAGGTCTATCAGGCCATCACCCGCGGCCTGTTCAACTTCACCGATCGCGAAGGCGGCGGCCGCCGGCTGGTCAACGACGCGCCGGTGCTGAACGCCCTGATCAGGAAAAATCCTGAGGTGCGCGATACCGCCATCGTAGCGTTCGCCGACCGCCGTACCGGTGTCGGGCTGTATGCCTTCGTCGAGGCCGACGAGGTCGCGCTGGAAAAGCAATTGCGCAGCGAGCTCGCATCAGCCAAGGGCATCAGGCCGCCGGAGCATATCCAGGTGGTGCACGCCTTGCCGCGCGACGCCGCCGGCAAGCCGCGCACCGAGATCCTGCAGCTCGTCGCGATGAATCAGGTCGACCTAATCGAGCCGCTGATCACGAGCGATACCGACCGCGCGTTCCTGAAGGACATTCTGGAGAGCCGCAAGAATCTGCGCGATCGGTTCAATTTTGAGAGTAGCGAGTTGAATTCGCAATCGAACTGA
- the trmFO gene encoding methylenetetrahydrofolate--tRNA-(uracil(54)-C(5))-methyltransferase (FADH(2)-oxidizing) TrmFO: MISNTPQTDTVHVIGGGLAGSEAAWQIANAGVRVVLHEMRPSRMTEAHRTEGLAELVCSNSFRSDDAANNAVGLLHAEMRRLRSLIMRSADANQVPAGGALAVDRDGFSAAVTKALHDHPLIEIDRTEIAGLPPAEWGNVIVATGPLTSASLAEAIRELTDENALAFFDAIAPIVHKDSIDMSVAWFQSRYDKVGPGGTGADYINCPMTKEQYDAFVAALLAGEKVDFKDWETNTPYFDGCLPVEVMAERGHETLRHGPMKPVGLTNPHNPTVKPYAIVQLRQDNKLGTLYNMVGFQTKLNYGAQQRVFRTIPGLENAEFARLGGLHRNTFLNSPKLLDGQLRLRAQPRLRFAGQMTGCEGYVESASIGLIAGLYAAANARGQSLEPPPATTALGSLLGHITGGHIETIEAGTRSFQPMNINFGLFPPLANVPTKKADGSRLRGNEKTVAKKQALSARALTDLDRWIADHLRVAAAA, from the coding sequence ATGATTTCCAACACTCCCCAAACTGACACCGTCCATGTGATTGGCGGCGGCCTCGCCGGCTCGGAAGCAGCCTGGCAGATCGCCAATGCGGGCGTTCGCGTGGTCCTGCATGAGATGCGCCCCTCGCGAATGACCGAGGCGCACCGCACCGAGGGCTTGGCCGAACTCGTCTGCTCCAACTCGTTCCGCTCGGACGATGCCGCCAACAACGCCGTGGGCCTGCTGCACGCCGAGATGCGCCGGCTTCGCTCGCTGATCATGCGCTCCGCCGACGCCAACCAGGTGCCCGCGGGCGGGGCGCTGGCGGTCGACCGCGACGGGTTTTCCGCCGCCGTCACCAAAGCCCTGCACGATCACCCCCTGATCGAGATCGACCGCACCGAAATTGCCGGCCTACCACCGGCCGAATGGGGCAACGTGATCGTCGCGACCGGCCCCCTCACCTCCGCGTCGCTGGCGGAGGCCATTCGCGAACTCACCGACGAGAACGCGCTGGCATTCTTCGATGCGATCGCGCCGATCGTGCACAAGGACTCCATCGACATGTCGGTAGCGTGGTTTCAGTCGCGCTACGATAAGGTCGGGCCCGGCGGCACCGGCGCCGATTACATCAACTGCCCGATGACGAAGGAGCAATACGACGCCTTCGTCGCGGCATTGCTCGCTGGCGAGAAGGTGGATTTCAAGGACTGGGAAACCAATACACCCTATTTCGACGGCTGCCTGCCGGTCGAGGTGATGGCCGAGCGCGGCCATGAGACGCTGCGGCACGGACCGATGAAGCCGGTCGGATTGACCAACCCGCACAACCCGACAGTCAAACCCTATGCCATCGTGCAACTACGGCAGGACAACAAGCTCGGCACGCTCTACAACATGGTCGGCTTCCAGACCAAGCTGAACTACGGCGCGCAGCAGCGCGTGTTCCGCACCATTCCGGGGCTCGAGAACGCCGAATTCGCGCGGCTCGGCGGCCTGCATCGCAACACCTTCCTGAACTCGCCAAAGCTCCTGGATGGGCAATTGCGGCTGCGCGCGCAGCCACGCCTGCGCTTTGCCGGACAGATGACCGGCTGCGAGGGCTATGTGGAATCCGCCAGCATCGGCCTGATCGCAGGTCTCTACGCTGCGGCCAATGCGCGAGGACAGTCGCTCGAACCGCCGCCTGCGACCACGGCGCTGGGCTCGCTGCTCGGCCATATCACCGGCGGCCACATCGAAACGATCGAGGCCGGAACACGCTCGTTCCAGCCGATGAACATCAATTTCGGCCTGTTTCCCCCGCTTGCCAACGTGCCGACCAAGAAGGCCGATGGCAGCAGGCTGCGCGGCAATGAGAAGACGGTAGCCAAGAAGCAGGCGCTCAGTGCCCGTGCGCTGACCGATCTCGATCGCTGGATCGCTGATCATCTGCGCGTAGCGGCGGCGGCATAA
- a CDS encoding DUF1127 domain-containing protein — MLLSLIRMIQAFRDYQRNVSELSQLSDRELADIGLDRSDIPRVAAGNYNG, encoded by the coding sequence ATGTTGCTCTCGCTCATCCGCATGATCCAGGCTTTCCGGGATTATCAGCGCAATGTCAGCGAACTGTCCCAGCTCAGCGATCGGGAACTGGCCGATATCGGCCTTGATCGTTCGGACATTCCGCGCGTTGCCGCCGGAAACTATAACGGCTGA
- a CDS encoding lytic murein transglycosylase: protein MISRLSLRALTLGALLLTSAAALAAPCGTGPFETWLEDFKKEAASKGISASAIQAGLTGVTLDKSVLARDQSQKVFSQSFEEFSGRMVPPRLTRGSNMLKQYGSVLGRIEQAYGVPGEVLVAIWGLETDYGVNIGKFPTLRSLATLAYDCRRTDMFKAELMDALRIVERGDIAPQEMRGAWAGEIGQTQFMPSSYIKFAVDFDGNGRRDLLRSPPDVLASTANFLANHGWQRGKDWEPGGANFAAIKEWNKSEVYAKTIGYFATQLSRAP, encoded by the coding sequence ATGATCTCTCGCCTTTCCCTGCGCGCCCTGACCTTGGGCGCGCTGTTACTGACCTCGGCGGCCGCGCTCGCGGCGCCCTGCGGCACGGGCCCGTTCGAAACATGGCTGGAAGACTTCAAAAAGGAAGCGGCCTCCAAGGGAATATCGGCGTCCGCCATCCAGGCTGGCTTGACCGGCGTCACGCTCGACAAGAGCGTGCTGGCCCGCGACCAATCGCAAAAGGTCTTCAGCCAGAGTTTTGAGGAATTCTCCGGCCGCATGGTCCCGCCCCGGCTGACGCGTGGCTCCAACATGCTCAAGCAATACGGCTCGGTGCTCGGGCGCATCGAACAAGCGTATGGCGTGCCCGGCGAAGTGCTGGTGGCGATCTGGGGCCTGGAAACCGATTACGGCGTAAACATCGGAAAATTCCCGACGCTGCGCTCGCTGGCGACGCTGGCTTATGATTGCCGCCGCACCGACATGTTCAAGGCCGAGTTGATGGACGCACTACGCATCGTTGAACGCGGCGATATCGCGCCGCAGGAAATGCGCGGCGCCTGGGCCGGCGAAATCGGCCAGACCCAGTTCATGCCGTCGTCCTACATCAAGTTCGCGGTCGACTTCGACGGCAACGGCCGCCGCGACCTCCTGCGCAGCCCGCCCGACGTGCTCGCCTCGACCGCCAATTTCCTCGCCAACCATGGCTGGCAGCGCGGCAAGGACTGGGAACCTGGCGGCGCCAATTTCGCTGCGATCAAGGAGTGGAATAAGAGCGAGGTCTACGCAAAGACCATCGGCTATTTCGCGACACAGCTTTCGCGGGCGCCCTAA
- a CDS encoding DUF3597 domain-containing protein encodes MSIFGKIMSAIFGTKADAAPAGGGAAAGAESSSAAAAPAAATVDVAPILDQAVKAKGEKLEWRTSIVDLMKALDIDSSFAARKELAKELGYTGDSNDSASMNIWLHKQVMAKLAANGGKLPPDIKH; translated from the coding sequence ATGAGCATTTTCGGAAAAATCATGAGCGCGATCTTCGGCACCAAGGCAGACGCTGCGCCGGCTGGCGGCGGCGCGGCCGCGGGGGCCGAGTCATCCAGTGCGGCCGCTGCACCGGCCGCTGCGACCGTCGACGTCGCGCCGATCCTCGATCAGGCGGTGAAGGCCAAGGGTGAAAAGCTGGAGTGGCGTACCTCGATCGTCGATCTGATGAAGGCGCTCGACATCGATTCCAGTTTCGCCGCGCGCAAGGAGCTCGCGAAAGAACTCGGCTACACCGGGGACAGCAACGATTCCGCCAGCATGAACATCTGGCTGCACAAGCAGGTCATGGCCAAGCTGGCCGCCAATGGTGGCAAGCTGCCGCCTGATATCAAGCACTGA
- a CDS encoding fumarylacetoacetate hydrolase family protein, whose translation MSNVDRRTILATGALALAGTAAQGGTAAAQAGPKSIFPVGTTTIPIVGETDVFPVRRIYCIGRNYAAHAREMGSDPNREPPFFFQKPTDAIQNVAIGTVGDHPYPLLTKNYHYEVELVAALKSGGTKIPLEQALDHVYGYALGLDMTRRDLQRAMGDEKKPWEIGKSFDRSAVLGPIHPATKIGHFTKGAISLAVNGTVKQNSDLRNMIWNVAEQIAKLSEAFELKAGDIIYSGTPENVGPVVKGDVILCKLEGLPDMSIRIT comes from the coding sequence ATGAGCAATGTTGATCGCAGGACCATTCTGGCCACGGGCGCGCTGGCGCTGGCGGGTACAGCGGCGCAAGGGGGCACGGCCGCAGCGCAGGCCGGTCCGAAATCGATTTTTCCGGTTGGCACGACGACCATACCCATCGTCGGCGAGACCGATGTTTTTCCGGTGCGGCGGATCTATTGCATTGGGCGTAACTATGCCGCGCATGCCCGCGAAATGGGCTCGGATCCTAATCGCGAGCCGCCGTTCTTCTTTCAAAAGCCGACCGACGCGATCCAGAATGTCGCCATCGGTACGGTTGGCGACCATCCGTATCCGTTGCTGACCAAGAACTATCATTACGAGGTCGAGCTGGTGGCGGCGCTGAAATCGGGCGGCACCAAGATCCCCCTGGAGCAGGCGCTCGATCATGTCTACGGCTATGCGTTAGGCCTCGACATGACGCGGCGCGATCTGCAGCGGGCAATGGGCGACGAGAAGAAGCCATGGGAAATCGGCAAGAGTTTTGATCGCTCCGCGGTGCTCGGGCCGATTCATCCAGCCACGAAGATCGGCCATTTTACCAAGGGCGCGATCTCGCTGGCGGTGAATGGTACCGTCAAGCAAAACTCCGATCTGCGGAATATGATCTGGAACGTGGCGGAGCAAATCGCCAAGCTTTCGGAAGCTTTCGAACTCAAGGCGGGTGACATCATCTATTCGGGCACGCCGGAAAATGTCGGTCCCGTCGTGAAGGGCGACGTTATCCTGTGCAAGCTCGAGGGCCTGCCGGATATGTCGATCCGGATTACGTGA
- a CDS encoding GNAT family N-acetyltransferase, protein MAAVRDNKAQNRFELDIDGAVAFANYRVTPAAVIITHTETPRALRGRGVASKLIRGALELIRADGRKVIAGCGFVVDYLRRNPEFADLTG, encoded by the coding sequence ATGGCCGCCGTCCGCGACAACAAGGCTCAAAACCGCTTCGAACTCGATATCGATGGCGCCGTGGCATTTGCGAATTATCGCGTCACGCCGGCGGCGGTCATCATCACCCATACCGAAACGCCACGCGCCCTGCGCGGCCGCGGCGTCGCTTCCAAGCTGATCAGAGGCGCGCTCGAACTGATCCGCGCCGATGGACGCAAGGTCATCGCCGGCTGCGGCTTTGTCGTGGATTATCTGCGCAGAAATCCGGAATTCGCCGATCTGACGGGGTGA
- a CDS encoding SPW repeat protein has protein sequence MSGFGFISKHRTWEDWFGMLLGVLIVVSPWFPFSSHDVMDAERSTMILNTFVIGMLVFGLAQLEYVALQRWEEVGEIALGLWLAASPFIFGYAGDDMLRAWHVALGGIVVLLGALQLWQDWRLSEQELANHPQ, from the coding sequence ATGTCGGGCTTTGGTTTCATCAGCAAGCATCGCACGTGGGAAGATTGGTTCGGCATGCTGCTTGGCGTGCTGATCGTGGTATCGCCGTGGTTTCCGTTCTCCAGCCACGACGTGATGGACGCCGAACGTAGCACCATGATCCTCAATACGTTCGTGATCGGTATGCTGGTCTTCGGTCTGGCCCAGCTCGAATATGTCGCACTGCAGCGCTGGGAGGAGGTAGGCGAGATCGCGCTCGGCCTCTGGCTGGCCGCTTCGCCCTTCATCTTCGGCTATGCCGGTGACGACATGCTTCGGGCCTGGCACGTCGCCCTCGGTGGGATCGTCGTCCTGCTGGGCGCGCTTCAGCTCTGGCAGGACTGGCGCTTGAGCGAGCAGGAACTGGCCAACCATCCGCAGTAA